The DNA sequence GTGGGCTCGAGGCCCGCTTCGACCTCCTCCCAGGCGAGCGGCATGGAGACCGTGGCGCCGGCTCGGGCGCGGGCGCTGTAGGGCGCCACCAGGAGCTTGCCGTGGCCGTTCTGCAGAAAGTCGACATAGATCTTGCCCTGCCGCGCCTTGGGGCTGCGGGCAACGCTGGCGACTTCCGGCAGCTCCGCCGCCACCACCTTGGCGAGCACCTCGGCGAGCTGTCGCGACTGCTCGTAGGTGAAGCGCCGGCCGAGCGGGATCAGGACGTGCAGGCCGGAGGCGCCGCTGGTCTTGGCGAAGGCCGGCAGCTCGATCTCTCGGCACAGGCGGTGGATTGTCTGGGCGACTTCGATGGCGGCGGCGAAGCTCGCCTCCTTGGCGTCGAGATCGAGGATGCACCAGTCCGGCTGCTGCAGGTTCGCCATGCGGCTCGACCAGACGTGCAGGGGGATGGCTCCGAGGTTGATCAGGTAGAGCAGGCTGTCCTCGTCATCGGCAACGAAGTAGCTGGTCTCGCGACCCGAATCCTGCGACCAGACGGGCTCCGTGCGGATCCACTCGGGGGCGAAGTCGGGGGCGTTTTTCTGAAAGAAGGACTTGCCCTCGATGCCGTCCGGATAGCGCGTCAGCACCACCGGCCGATCGGCCAGGAAGGGCAGCAGCCGAGGGGCCACGGCGCGGTAGTACTCGATCAGATCGCCCTTGGTGTAGCCCTCGCCGGGCCAGAAGATCTTGTCCTGGTTGGTGAGCTTGACGGCCGGTCGCTGGTCGCTCGGCGGCGCTGCTTCGGGCGGCTCCTCGAGGCGCGACCCCACCGGGGTTCGGCTGCATTCCTCGGGCGCTTTGTCGTCGCGCAGACGCAAGAAGACCGGATGACGCAGCTGGCCGGTGTCGGTGATCTCGGTGTAGCGCACCGCCGCCACCCAGCGAGGCTCGACCCAGGTGTGCTCTTTGCCCTTCGGCACCTCGCCGGTGCACGGCGGATCGTCCCGCTCGAGGGGCAGGAGCTGATGGTGAATGTCCTGCAGCAGGCGGTCGTCGAAGCCGGTGCCCACGCGGCCGACGTAGACCATCCGCGGGCCCTCGAGAACCGCCAGGTGGAGGGCTCCGAAGGCCACTCGGGTGCCCTTCGGTGCGGTGAAGCCGACGATCACGAAATCGCCCTCGAGGTCGGCCCGGACCTTGACCCAGGTGGGCGAGCGGCGGCCGCTGTAGGGCGAGTCCGCCTGCTTGGCGATCAAGCCTTCGAGACCCATCTCGCGA is a window from the Acidobacteriota bacterium genome containing:
- the ligD gene encoding DNA ligase D, whose translation is MPHPHKPLDAYRAKRSAGGTPEPFGATDAVRPGLFVVQQHAASNRHYDLRIEIDGVLASWAVPKGPSLSTDEKRLAIATEDHPIEYGDFEGVIPKDNYGAGAMIVWDRGLTIHHLDPAEGLTEGKLLFELRGYKLRGLWTLVKTSRSPKEWLLIKKPDSWATGEGAEEMAQESVLSGLTVEELRDGSDRAERIRQRLEDLGARPAELTLDDVSPMLAEPHREPFSAPGWLFELKYDGYRVLAEGRHGDHPRLRYRSRRDATRTYPELTRALASLPYRSLILDGEVVVLDDEARPSFQRLQQRGQLSRRSDVERAAIHNPTFLYVFDLLAFEGYDLRALPLVDRKAVLREVLPAAGPLRFTDHVEEHGEALWKAVREMGLEGLIAKQADSPYSGRRSPTWVKVRADLEGDFVIVGFTAPKGTRVAFGALHLAVLEGPRMVYVGRVGTGFDDRLLQDIHHQLLPLERDDPPCTGEVPKGKEHTWVEPRWVAAVRYTEITDTGQLRHPVFLRLRDDKAPEECSRTPVGSRLEEPPEAAPPSDQRPAVKLTNQDKIFWPGEGYTKGDLIEYYRAVAPRLLPFLADRPVVLTRYPDGIEGKSFFQKNAPDFAPEWIRTEPVWSQDSGRETSYFVADDEDSLLYLINLGAIPLHVWSSRMANLQQPDWCILDLDAKEASFAAAIEVAQTIHRLCREIELPAFAKTSGASGLHVLIPLGRRFTYEQSRQLAEVLAKVVAAELPEVASVARSPKARQGKIYVDFLQNGHGKLLVAPYSARARAGATVSMPLAWEEVEAGLEPTAFTLTTAPRRLAEQEDPMADLLTIEPDLMAALGRLAERL